From a region of the Osmia lignaria lignaria isolate PbOS001 chromosome 10, iyOsmLign1, whole genome shotgun sequence genome:
- the LOC117611782 gene encoding uncharacterized protein LOC117611782 isoform X3 has product MKMSMEEEYNVAARYRTVRKHLDSLGYKQALTVDGLPLIEKLLADLLQTTESLKHFKSIAQENIEAHVELKSIIDPYKCDNVRLVQECNQLHLDLIKEKESHQKQIKDLKKEIYKLEHECNDLQLASSRNLHRIKELEIESSKKSKRILELQGKCLKPTISNVGLASKKRPVFPLRRPVIEGEPLPRTGSKSKNPLPNLSTVEPKVVDLLSMADHKMNCLSHEVTKLKGELSLQTENVHTLKSQLATKEKEIMRLKKMLDGGRPYTAVLKDCLCKKTDKDNVDVNELKILQQEKLELEQQLKEALNKQHDAMTQALKLADRNEELEKELRDIDHIALAVEADCNSTVKETNKRVSKLQQKLEEVMTQVHVLEGELTVERREVQELKADLEVCRMEKNNIKHTLESTLDEKKQMTDRINELIVIETNLNDEIERLARENEKQRQDIIQLQYSNKLLKDQMNMMEILKDNDIINIKRTREKGKRNDDNNGQNGIEIHETHKEKEIQNENGVWYNNVLRQLNEKETQINNLQQTVEQLGRERDFYRDEYNKIKDYHNKTIDKDHADLWTRIRELKLQLTEKESAVDELQREKKELYREKVNLEMRLKNYKAEHKSSCRPCNVCKRGNSCNCSLSAVKDISKTKSIIERLEHERDVARADVERLIEERDALRERLKMAAEAHTSEQHRLRENLTDVEARLKQIEKERQELLLTQGSRRATIKGLEDQLQDLREELKRTKQELGTQRTQYFQLRALQDQTDQALNDAQNQLTQSESELNKAFDRSRAMERQQLQLESQVKELQQEICNLKTKMTHLDHEKDQLLMVLDEKTERIAALEKEIMLKDQQVMGSEQQIRELQQKNEMTIDQSAEQDRQLRMMQLEVENLQRQLHTASYDRENAIQENQRVQDDLAAVTCEVRNLQRELDASRAECSDLKRQLQTYVGEVRRAEELLNRKENERTEMLNHFRSLSLEATVLENNNHSLESEAAEARGALHSARDRLLDFERQLADKDSLIRGYETQISELTQNVASMETQLRQQGEQRHRTEADLNAVRDLCVKLDQQKDTLMQQMDDKDAIKAQYDMQIAKLKAEQVAIQDQMNRDRVTVERLEMLLEQARQESITAQANNQELQNEMSRLRQKMSELQNKLSSESSKLRQYQTQAAEYCKQISELRRQVTNERFDRARKDEESRRHSEGLPDSLVQTPHPTNQNPNESNDTGFATRRQVDWLKKPYTAIPKYSRILSPARSVNERHSFPMDCKCLPSRTIFHESSSNKLPLFPSVSNNEADVSRRNNSENSNKR; this is encoded by the exons atgaaaatgagTATGGAGGAGGAGTATAATGTAGCAGCCAGATATAGAACTGTTCGCAAGCATTTAGATAGTTTAGGATATAAGCAGGCACTTACCGTGGATGGGCTTCCTTTGATAGAAAAATTGCTTGCCGATCTCTTACAAACAACAGAAAGCTTGAAACATTTTAAAAGCATTGCGCAAGAAAATATTGAG gCACATGTAGAATTAAAATCCATAATTGATCCTTATAAATGTGATAATGTAAGACTAGTACAAGAATGTAACCAGCTGCATTTAGACttgataaaagaaaaggaaagtcaTCAGAAACAAATTAAGGATCTTAAAaaggaaatttataaattgGAGCATGAATGTAATGATCTTCAGTTGGCATCATCTCGTAATCTGCATAGAATTAAGGAATTGGAGATTGAATCTTCCAAGAAGTCTAAGAGAATTTTAGAACTTCAAGGGAAATGTTTAAAGCCAACTATTAGTAATGTTGGCTTAG CTTCTAAAAAACGTCCTGTTTTTCCACTTCGAAGACCAGTCATAGAAGGTGAACCATTACCAAGAACAGGCTCTAAAAGTAAAAACCCATTGCCAAATTTAAGCACAGTGGAACCAAAAGTTGTTGATTTGTTAAGCATGGCAGACCATAAAATGAATTGTTTGAGTCATGAGGTAACAAAATTAAAGGGAGAACTCTCTTTACAAACTGAAAATGTACATACACTAAAGAGTCAG TTAGCtacaaaggaaaaagaaattatgaGATTGAAGAAGATGTTAGATGGAGGCAGACCATATACTGCTGTACTTAAAGATTGTCTTTGTAAAAAGACAGACAAAGATAATGTAGATGTTAATGAATTGAAGATTCTTCAGCAAGAAAAGCTAGAATTAGAACAGCAGTTAAAAG AAGCCTTAAATAAGCAACACGATGCTATGACTCAAGCGCTTAAACTTGCTGATCGGAACgaagaattagaaaaagagTTAAGAGATATAGATCATATAGCATTAGCTGTAGAAGCTGATTGTAATTCTACAGTTAAAGAAACTAATAAAAGAGTCTCTAAACTACAG CAAAAATTAGAAGAAGTAATGACACAAGTACATGTATTAGAAGGTGAATTAACTGTCGAACGTAGAGAAGTGCAAGAATTGAAAGCAGACCTTGAAGTTTGTAGAATGGAAAAAAATAACATTAAACACACTTTGGAATCTACATTAGATGAGAAAAAACAGATGACAGATAGGATAAATGAATTAATAGTAATTG AAACAAACTTAAATGATGAAATAGAAAGATTGGccagagaaaatgaaaaacaaagacAAGATATTATTCAGTTACAATAtagcaataaattattaaaagatcAAATGAACATGATGGAAATTTTAAAAGataatgatataataaatataaaaagaacaaGAGAAAAAGGCAAAAGGAATGATGACAACAATG GACAAAATGGAATAGAGATTCATGAAACGcataaagagaaagaaattcaaaatGAGAATGGTGTTTGGTACAACAATGTACTGAGACAGTTGAATGAGAAAGAGACTCAAATAAATAAT TTACAGCAAACGGTTGAACAATTAGGACGAGAGAGAGATTTCTATAGAGacgaatataataaaattaaagattaCCATAATAAAACGATTGATAAAGATCAT GCTGATCTGTGGACACGAATTCGAGAATTGAAACTTCAGTTAACCGAAAAAGAAAGTGCAGTGGATGAATTACAGAGGGAGAAAAAAGAACTGTATCGTGAAAAAGTTAATTTAGAGATGCGTTTGAAGAATTATAAAGCTGAACATAAATCGTCTTGTCGCCCCTGTAATGTGTGTAAACGTGGTAATTCGTGTAATTGTTCTCTCTCAGCTGTGAAGGATATTAGTAAAACAAAG aGTATCATCGAAAGGTTGGAACATGAACGAGACGTTGCTAGAGCGGATGTTGAACGATTAATAGAGGAACGTGATGCATTACGTGAACGATTAaag atgGCAGCAGAAGCACATACTTCTGAACAACATCGTTTGCGGGAAAACTTAACTGATGTTGAAGCTCGACTGAAACAGATAGAAAAGGAGCGGCAAGAACTTTTACTTACGCAGGGATCACGAAGAGCAACCATAAAGGGGCTGGAAGATCAATTACAAGATCTGCGAGAAGAGCTAAAACGGACTAAGCAAGAATTAGGAACGCAACGGACACAATATTTCCAACTTCG GGCCCTCCAAGATCAGACAGATCAGGCACTGAACGATGCACAGAATCAATTAACACAATCAGAGTCTGAATTAAATAAGGCGTTTGATCGCAGTAGAGCGATGGAACGACAGCAGTTGCAACTTGAAAGTCAAGTGAAGGAATTGCAACAAGAAATTTGTAATCTTAAAACAAAGATGACACATTTGGATCATGAGAAAGATCAATTATTG ATGGTGTTGGATGAGAAGACGGAGAGGATAGCTGCTTTAGAGAAAGAAATAATGCTGAAAGATCAACAGGTAATGGGAAGTGAACAGCAGATTCGTGAATTACAGCAAAAAAATGA aatGACCATCGATCAGAGTGCCGAACAAGACAGGCAATTAAGAATGATGCAGCTGGAAGTGGAGAATCTTCAACGACAACTGCACACGGCCTCTTACGATCGAGAGAATGCGATTCAAGAAAATCAACGGGTCCAAGACGATTTAGCTGCGGTTACTTGCGAAGTAAGAAATCTGCAACGGGAATTAGACGCGTCCCGCGCCGAATGCTCCGATTTGAAACGGCAACTTCAAACTTACGTTGGCGAAGTTCGTCGAGCTGAGGAGCTTCTCAATCGAAAG GAGAACGAAAGAACGGAGATGTTGAATCACTTCAGAAGTTTGAGCTTGGAGGCGACAGTTTTGGAGAACAATAACCATAGTTTGGAGTCTGAAGCAGCTGAAGCAAGAGGTGCGCTCCATTCGGCTAGGGATCGACTGTTAGATTTCGAACGACAATTGGCTGATAAGGATTCTCTGATAAGGGGCTATGAAACTCAG ATCAGCGAATTAACTCAAAATGTGGCCAGTATGGAAACGCAGTTGCGCCAACAAGGAGAACAGAGGCACAGAACAGAGGCCGATTTGAATGCTGTTAGAGATTTGTGTGTAAAATTGGATCAGCAGAAAGATACACTGATGCAACAAATGGACGATAAAGATGCGATCAAGGCGCAG tacgATATGCAAATCGCTAAACTAAAAGCGGAGCAAGTTGCGATCCAAGATCAGATGAACAGAGATCGCGTAACGGTTGAACGACTGGAGATGCTTTTGGAGCAAGCTCGTCAAGAGTCTATAACTGCACAGGCTAATAATCAGGAGCTCCAAAACGAGATGTCCAGACTGAGACAGAAGATGTctgaattacaaaataaatt ATCGTCGGAATCAAGCAAACTCCGGCAATATCAGACTCAGGCTGCGGAGTACTGTAAACAGATCAGTGAACTGCGTAGGCAAGTTACAAACGAGAGATTTGATCGTGCAAGAAAAGATGAAGAAAGTCGCAG ACACTCAGAAGGCCTTCCCGATTCACTCGTCCAAACTCCACATCCTACTAACCAAAATCCCAACGAGTCAAATGATACAGGATTTGCGACACGCAG GCAAGTAGACTGGCTGAAGAAACCTTACACCGCGATTCCCAAATACTCCCGTATACTTAGTCCTGCGCGATCTGTAAATGAGCGACATTCTTTTCCTATGGATTGCAAGTGTTTGCCCTCGAGAACCATTTTTCACGAATCATCGTCCAACAAATTACCACTTTTCCCTTCTGTGTCGAATAACGAAGCAGATGTTTCAAGACGGAATAATTCTGAAAACTCCAACAAACGCTAA
- the LOC117611782 gene encoding uncharacterized protein LOC117611782 isoform X5: MKMSMEEEYNVAARYRTVRKHLDSLGYKQALTVDGLPLIEKLLADLLQTTESLKHFKSIAQENIEAHVELKSIIDPYKCDNVRLVQECNQLHLDLIKEKESHQKQIKDLKKEIYKLEHECNDLQLASSRNLHRIKELEIESSKKSKRILELQGKCLKPTISNVGLASKKRPVFPLRRPVIEGEPLPRTGSKSKNPLPNLSTVEPKVVDLLSMADHKMNCLSHEVTKLKGELSLQTENVHTLKSQLATKEKEIMRLKKMLDGGRPYTAVLKDCLCKKTDKDNVDVNELKILQQEKLELEQQLKEALNKQHDAMTQALKLADRNEELEKELRDIDHIALAVEADCNSTVKETNKRVSKLQQKLEEVMTQVHVLEGELTVERREVQELKADLEVCRMEKNNIKHTLESTLDEKKQMTDRINELIVIETNLNDEIERLARENEKQRQDIIQLQYSNKLLKDQMNMMEILKDNDIINIKRTREKGKRNDDNNGQNGIEIHETHKEKEIQNENGVWYNNVLRQLNEKETQINNLQQTVEQLGRERDFYRDEYNKIKDYHNKTIDKDHADLWTRIRELKLQLTEKESAVDELQREKKELYREKVNLEMRLKNYKAEHKSSCRPCNVCKRGNSCNCSLSAVKDISKTKSIIERLEHERDVARADVERLIEERDALRERLKMAAEAHTSEQHRLRENLTDVEARLKQIEKERQELLLTQGSRRATIKGLEDQLQDLREELKRTKQELGTQRTQYFQLRALQDQTDQALNDAQNQLTQSESELNKAFDRSRAMERQQLQLESQVKELQQEICNLKTKMTHLDHEKDQLLMVLDEKTERIAALEKEIMLKDQQVMGSEQQIRELQQKNEMTIDQSAEQDRQLRMMQLEVENLQRQLHTASYDRENAIQENQRVQDDLAAVTCEVRNLQRELDASRAECSDLKRQLQTYVGEVRRAEELLNRKENERTEMLNHFRSLSLEATVLENNNHSLESEAAEARGALHSARDRLLDFERQLADKDSLIRGYETQISELTQNVASMETQLRQQGEQRHRTEADLNAVRDLCVKLDQQKDTLMQQMDDKDAIKAQYDMQIAKLKAEQVAIQDQMNRDRVTVERLEMLLEQARQESITAQANNQELQNEMSRLRQKMSELQNKLSSESSKLRQYQTQAAEYCKQISELRRQVTNERFDRARKDEESRRSLNSTPDSFNVDLNVVI, encoded by the exons atgaaaatgagTATGGAGGAGGAGTATAATGTAGCAGCCAGATATAGAACTGTTCGCAAGCATTTAGATAGTTTAGGATATAAGCAGGCACTTACCGTGGATGGGCTTCCTTTGATAGAAAAATTGCTTGCCGATCTCTTACAAACAACAGAAAGCTTGAAACATTTTAAAAGCATTGCGCAAGAAAATATTGAG gCACATGTAGAATTAAAATCCATAATTGATCCTTATAAATGTGATAATGTAAGACTAGTACAAGAATGTAACCAGCTGCATTTAGACttgataaaagaaaaggaaagtcaTCAGAAACAAATTAAGGATCTTAAAaaggaaatttataaattgGAGCATGAATGTAATGATCTTCAGTTGGCATCATCTCGTAATCTGCATAGAATTAAGGAATTGGAGATTGAATCTTCCAAGAAGTCTAAGAGAATTTTAGAACTTCAAGGGAAATGTTTAAAGCCAACTATTAGTAATGTTGGCTTAG CTTCTAAAAAACGTCCTGTTTTTCCACTTCGAAGACCAGTCATAGAAGGTGAACCATTACCAAGAACAGGCTCTAAAAGTAAAAACCCATTGCCAAATTTAAGCACAGTGGAACCAAAAGTTGTTGATTTGTTAAGCATGGCAGACCATAAAATGAATTGTTTGAGTCATGAGGTAACAAAATTAAAGGGAGAACTCTCTTTACAAACTGAAAATGTACATACACTAAAGAGTCAG TTAGCtacaaaggaaaaagaaattatgaGATTGAAGAAGATGTTAGATGGAGGCAGACCATATACTGCTGTACTTAAAGATTGTCTTTGTAAAAAGACAGACAAAGATAATGTAGATGTTAATGAATTGAAGATTCTTCAGCAAGAAAAGCTAGAATTAGAACAGCAGTTAAAAG AAGCCTTAAATAAGCAACACGATGCTATGACTCAAGCGCTTAAACTTGCTGATCGGAACgaagaattagaaaaagagTTAAGAGATATAGATCATATAGCATTAGCTGTAGAAGCTGATTGTAATTCTACAGTTAAAGAAACTAATAAAAGAGTCTCTAAACTACAG CAAAAATTAGAAGAAGTAATGACACAAGTACATGTATTAGAAGGTGAATTAACTGTCGAACGTAGAGAAGTGCAAGAATTGAAAGCAGACCTTGAAGTTTGTAGAATGGAAAAAAATAACATTAAACACACTTTGGAATCTACATTAGATGAGAAAAAACAGATGACAGATAGGATAAATGAATTAATAGTAATTG AAACAAACTTAAATGATGAAATAGAAAGATTGGccagagaaaatgaaaaacaaagacAAGATATTATTCAGTTACAATAtagcaataaattattaaaagatcAAATGAACATGATGGAAATTTTAAAAGataatgatataataaatataaaaagaacaaGAGAAAAAGGCAAAAGGAATGATGACAACAATG GACAAAATGGAATAGAGATTCATGAAACGcataaagagaaagaaattcaaaatGAGAATGGTGTTTGGTACAACAATGTACTGAGACAGTTGAATGAGAAAGAGACTCAAATAAATAAT TTACAGCAAACGGTTGAACAATTAGGACGAGAGAGAGATTTCTATAGAGacgaatataataaaattaaagattaCCATAATAAAACGATTGATAAAGATCAT GCTGATCTGTGGACACGAATTCGAGAATTGAAACTTCAGTTAACCGAAAAAGAAAGTGCAGTGGATGAATTACAGAGGGAGAAAAAAGAACTGTATCGTGAAAAAGTTAATTTAGAGATGCGTTTGAAGAATTATAAAGCTGAACATAAATCGTCTTGTCGCCCCTGTAATGTGTGTAAACGTGGTAATTCGTGTAATTGTTCTCTCTCAGCTGTGAAGGATATTAGTAAAACAAAG aGTATCATCGAAAGGTTGGAACATGAACGAGACGTTGCTAGAGCGGATGTTGAACGATTAATAGAGGAACGTGATGCATTACGTGAACGATTAaag atgGCAGCAGAAGCACATACTTCTGAACAACATCGTTTGCGGGAAAACTTAACTGATGTTGAAGCTCGACTGAAACAGATAGAAAAGGAGCGGCAAGAACTTTTACTTACGCAGGGATCACGAAGAGCAACCATAAAGGGGCTGGAAGATCAATTACAAGATCTGCGAGAAGAGCTAAAACGGACTAAGCAAGAATTAGGAACGCAACGGACACAATATTTCCAACTTCG GGCCCTCCAAGATCAGACAGATCAGGCACTGAACGATGCACAGAATCAATTAACACAATCAGAGTCTGAATTAAATAAGGCGTTTGATCGCAGTAGAGCGATGGAACGACAGCAGTTGCAACTTGAAAGTCAAGTGAAGGAATTGCAACAAGAAATTTGTAATCTTAAAACAAAGATGACACATTTGGATCATGAGAAAGATCAATTATTG ATGGTGTTGGATGAGAAGACGGAGAGGATAGCTGCTTTAGAGAAAGAAATAATGCTGAAAGATCAACAGGTAATGGGAAGTGAACAGCAGATTCGTGAATTACAGCAAAAAAATGA aatGACCATCGATCAGAGTGCCGAACAAGACAGGCAATTAAGAATGATGCAGCTGGAAGTGGAGAATCTTCAACGACAACTGCACACGGCCTCTTACGATCGAGAGAATGCGATTCAAGAAAATCAACGGGTCCAAGACGATTTAGCTGCGGTTACTTGCGAAGTAAGAAATCTGCAACGGGAATTAGACGCGTCCCGCGCCGAATGCTCCGATTTGAAACGGCAACTTCAAACTTACGTTGGCGAAGTTCGTCGAGCTGAGGAGCTTCTCAATCGAAAG GAGAACGAAAGAACGGAGATGTTGAATCACTTCAGAAGTTTGAGCTTGGAGGCGACAGTTTTGGAGAACAATAACCATAGTTTGGAGTCTGAAGCAGCTGAAGCAAGAGGTGCGCTCCATTCGGCTAGGGATCGACTGTTAGATTTCGAACGACAATTGGCTGATAAGGATTCTCTGATAAGGGGCTATGAAACTCAG ATCAGCGAATTAACTCAAAATGTGGCCAGTATGGAAACGCAGTTGCGCCAACAAGGAGAACAGAGGCACAGAACAGAGGCCGATTTGAATGCTGTTAGAGATTTGTGTGTAAAATTGGATCAGCAGAAAGATACACTGATGCAACAAATGGACGATAAAGATGCGATCAAGGCGCAG tacgATATGCAAATCGCTAAACTAAAAGCGGAGCAAGTTGCGATCCAAGATCAGATGAACAGAGATCGCGTAACGGTTGAACGACTGGAGATGCTTTTGGAGCAAGCTCGTCAAGAGTCTATAACTGCACAGGCTAATAATCAGGAGCTCCAAAACGAGATGTCCAGACTGAGACAGAAGATGTctgaattacaaaataaatt ATCGTCGGAATCAAGCAAACTCCGGCAATATCAGACTCAGGCTGCGGAGTACTGTAAACAGATCAGTGAACTGCGTAGGCAAGTTACAAACGAGAGATTTGATCGTGCAAGAAAAGATGAAGAAAGTCGCAG GTCATTAAATTCGACACCCGACAGTTTTAACGTAGATTTAAATGTGGTTATATAA